The Pleurodeles waltl isolate 20211129_DDA chromosome 7, aPleWal1.hap1.20221129, whole genome shotgun sequence genome contains the following window.
gttgggggttcggtcccttccccgaccccacacgcacacaccggaagggggaccacacagcgcactcagggacagtggcgaaacgtggtcggatctgcaaaagaaacaagtatgacttttcttgcaaataacatttttcatttaaactgcacccttcctctttctttccctgttttataatcagcaggacgtttttggggccctttgttatattttctgtagGTTCTGGAGGGTAacttggggcgtcagcccacacatcagcactgaggtttttatctgctgcaccacagcttcccttttcttgcactgtcagaagggctggggcagactcattctttaccaaacctccattcactgcatttttgtcaagttgggccattctgtctccaatttgtatgaatgaatcagattcttttctaggtatcagcataatttcgatttttccttggtaatttgcagcaatcactctccctaaaacctgatcaatttgccatttctgttctggtaactttcctctccccaactgctctgtgactgcttgcatgacagattgcttttgtgcgtgctgcacagtttttatcaaatctaggggaatgggcatctctctcatctctgcccacctgtaagtggccttttcacatttctggggcacccacatagccatccccactaaggcagaattctgggtgaacacttctctctctgcatttttctcattaacatctgcaaggtaattgaaccagttaggtacaagccatgtggctaaaacattatcaaagaaccaaaaatcagcataaaaatgacacatctcacgtagctcttgctttaaaatctgacacacattatacaactctgttccttctacggtgccagaaaacaacatttcagtcaatgaatcatcagtaaaacaaacatgctttttatcttcagtagacacgaattcaaatggtgcacacagtttcatcggtaattcttttatctgtggtactctagccctgtcttgcaagtaccagatccattgtatgattctagctaggggcactattttccttccctgttcttgatttaaatgtacataagtatttccttcttgcactgcgcagaaacctaaagtctgcattatttcatttgccaaatcacaagcgcgcaactgcatataatttttcacagtgaccatatacaaaagtgttaggatttctctcaaatgagggctattctttttccaaaaatcaaacaagctaatgaaactcggggtgtcttgctctaaaatccttcgttttacttgtgcattttgcaacggtaactcgtcgtccgtgttatcagttaaggaatgcactttggctgccaaaaaccctggctcacagggaaactcagtgcagctctgagctgtcttaaccccctcattactggaatgggacaagaaagattcttcaaaaacagcccttttataactttcagtcttattttgaattattgtatcctggctaatttgctcacgtaaattcctattttcatgttccaacttcctacatttctcctgcatttctctgtaagcagatgaaggtatccagacctttctgtcatcattacttccaaaacacacgttttctacatatatacaacaggaattatttctcaaaacattatcaggccttttagctacacatgcattttcttctgtaattccccaaacagaaaacaattcacagtttttcttagcaccatcaggcagttcatcaacacatgtattctccgacatggtctgccgtgctactgtgattctccaaacagaaaacaatttctgtaattctccaaacaacaaaaaacaattacacttttaaagtgtgcacttagaaatctactaactcgtcaaaccccttttaatcacctcttaatgaccgaccccactcctggtaccaattgtagtgctttcctcttatttagtttctaagcactaacataacacaacagaaatgcacttctgaggtcaaagaagacttttattgttattttattcttccccaaccacaatgtttatgaatgaatgacgaattagtagctttcaagtccgcgttaatcaaacaaaatatatcagtttgcaatatacacagcaggttatatttataagatattgaatgcaaagcaaaacaaatacttcaccgtgtaggaactatttacagctacatctttctaaggtctgcaagctgagacccctgtcagccgcgagaaagagtgtcatctacccacacgggatgctggcaactggcgccaagctccagcacgaggtccggcagattcgaatctgactctctgcagcctgttacattcgttacaaaggtgtgccccctcctctcagacctgggaaactgagcaagccttttggagactggccaggtctccaagactactcctgttcccaagctcaagggaagagaaacaacgcccatgtactctctcttatcaggtctagtctactgtgagagcaaaacatcttggttctctggtgcaaaaacacagcttggaaaaatacagaactattctcaactgcaatgtctaactccacgttaaaggcaatgggcagctaacctaaatatcaaatgcaatgtcatgttaaaggcaataggcagctaacctaaatatcaaatgcaatgtctagtgtcatgtcaaagccaataggcatctaagctgaatacaaaatgcaatgtcttatatcatgtcaaagcccataggcagctgagctgaatacaaaatgcaatgtataatatcatgtcaaagccaaaaggcagttaagctgaatacaaagtgtaatatatgatatcatgtcaaagccaataggcagcggagctgaatacaaaatgtaatatataatatcatgtcaaagcccataggcagaatatctaatagcatgtcaaagtcaataggcagctaaattgaatacatcatgtcaaagtcaataggcatgcaatgtcaaagccaataggcggctagactggatacagcatgtcaaagccaataggcagaatacagaatgtaatgactaatgcaatgtcaaagcccataggcggctaaactgaatacagaaagcaatggctaatgccatgtcaaagccaataggcacaatacagaatgtaatgactaatgcaatgtcaaagcccatagacggcta
Protein-coding sequences here:
- the LOC138304061 gene encoding uncharacterized protein — its product is MSENTCVDELPDGAKKNCELFSVWGITEENACVAKRPDNVLRNNSCCIYVENVCFGSNDDRKVWIPSSAYREMQEKCRKLEHENRNLREQISQDTIIQNKTESYKRAVFEESFLSHSSNEGVKTAQSCTEFPCEPGFLAAKVHSLTDNTDDELPLQNAQVKRRILEQDTPSFISLFDFWKKNSPHLREILTLLYMVTVKNYMQLRACDLANEIMQTLGFCAVQEGNTYVHLNQEQGRKIVPLARIIQWIWYLQDRARVPQIKELPMKLCAPFEFVSTEDKKHVCFTDDSLTEMLFSGTVEGTELYNVCQILKQELREMCHFYADFWFFDNVLATWLVPNWFNYLADVNEKNAEREVFTQNSALVGMAMWVPQKCEKATYRSDHVSPLSLSALCGPPSGVCVWGRGRDRTPNLNLAE